A DNA window from Tepidibacillus fermentans contains the following coding sequences:
- a CDS encoding EndoU domain-containing protein has product MAKSLKEIAKLGFDFIIGDDIKTLLDPDANTIDKVIAALSFIPGGKSVSGGIKLAKIGSKIEVKFEQKFLSEISKTKPINLPSYKTISIDMEHILSGHIKSGNRAKQSGNKDLFPENMTTKQIEKAIIEAYKNGKKLRSQGDRVKIEGYGGGMKIKMWVNLKTKTIETAYPKF; this is encoded by the coding sequence CATTGGGGATGATATTAAAACTTTATTGGATCCCGACGCTAATACAATTGATAAAGTTATTGCAGCTTTAAGTTTTATTCCTGGTGGAAAGTCGGTCAGCGGTGGAATAAAATTAGCTAAGATAGGAAGTAAAATCGAAGTTAAGTTTGAACAAAAATTTCTAAGTGAGATTTCTAAAACAAAACCAATAAATCTTCCTTCGTATAAAACTATAAGCATAGATATGGAGCATATCTTATCAGGTCATATTAAATCGGGAAATAGAGCAAAACAAAGTGGAAATAAAGATTTGTTTCCTGAAAATATGACTACTAAACAAATAGAAAAGGCAATTATAGAGGCTTATAAAAATGGGAAAAAGTTAAGATCACAAGGCGATAGGGTGAAAATTGAAGGATATGGAGGAGGAATGAAAATAAAAATGTGGGTCAATCTGAAGACAAAAACTATAGAGACTGCTTATCCTAAATTTTAG